The following proteins come from a genomic window of Nitrosopumilus sp.:
- a CDS encoding M20/M25/M40 family metallo-hydrolase → MKVALIYNEDVIDPNDVINVFGMTTKEHYSTKAVERVARALEKGGHTVKVVEGDIHLADELREFMPKVVAGENPGMVFNMAYGIQGQNRYTHVPAMMEMLGIPYIGSGPAGHAIVQDKVLTKIVLQKNNIPTPGFWVFRTPDDTYDDLVFPVIVKPKLESTSMGMEVVNNWDDLHAAVKVQIEKFEQDILVEQFISGREFAVGLLGNTPNVDVLPIVEINLDHPDQIQTISDKKQKGGVNKTCPAKLSKEKTEEIKQLCIKAFSCLGLNDYSRVDFRMDQDENLYILELNSMASLGMSGSFYYAGQTAGYTYDSLINKILDVAVIRYFGSSIQPQDADVDLTQPLRVVARTYLRGHLHSLKETLRGFVNLNTHVYNIENVNQLGATISKRLKHLGFREHIHRQHEVGNFYYFKNHSESQNDVLLVSHLDTHYGPDDLISYYEDNDKIVGSGIAESKGGLAVMLGSLHALRFAKKLKKIRCGILLTTDDSLGGRYSKRFVKEYSKKSRYILGLKSASKDGGIITTCYGRSDYQIRFTSTGEQLTSDIHGIIPVLAKKLSAIEKLSKDEKDYRLRTTSIVSKGSHGQTPNFATLTLICSYKTTKLGDLLDTKIQSIMKKRETGSQKLDVSINKIQTRPPVVEEPSDTKFYELVDDLAKKHEIKIKKHSQLISSDICNVPVKLPALDGFGPIGHNYRSAKEYILHDSIVERAALLASVLFKCAEK, encoded by the coding sequence TTGAAAGTTGCATTGATCTATAATGAAGATGTTATTGATCCTAATGATGTAATTAATGTTTTTGGTATGACAACAAAAGAACATTACAGCACAAAGGCTGTGGAGAGAGTTGCAAGAGCTTTAGAAAAAGGGGGACATACAGTAAAAGTTGTTGAAGGCGATATTCATCTTGCTGATGAATTACGTGAATTCATGCCAAAGGTAGTTGCTGGTGAAAATCCTGGGATGGTTTTTAACATGGCATATGGTATTCAAGGTCAGAATAGGTATACTCATGTTCCTGCTATGATGGAAATGCTTGGAATACCATACATTGGATCAGGACCAGCAGGTCATGCAATTGTCCAAGATAAGGTTCTGACCAAGATTGTTTTACAAAAAAATAATATTCCGACACCTGGATTCTGGGTGTTTAGAACTCCTGATGATACTTATGATGATTTAGTTTTCCCTGTAATTGTAAAACCGAAACTAGAATCTACATCTATGGGGATGGAAGTGGTAAATAACTGGGACGATCTTCATGCCGCGGTAAAAGTACAGATTGAAAAATTTGAGCAAGACATACTGGTGGAGCAATTTATTTCTGGTAGAGAATTTGCAGTGGGGTTATTAGGAAATACCCCTAATGTAGATGTTCTTCCAATTGTTGAAATCAATCTTGATCATCCTGATCAAATACAAACAATTTCAGATAAAAAACAAAAAGGCGGTGTTAATAAAACATGTCCTGCAAAACTGTCCAAAGAAAAAACAGAGGAGATAAAGCAATTATGCATAAAGGCATTTAGCTGTTTGGGGCTCAATGATTACAGTCGAGTTGATTTCAGAATGGATCAAGATGAAAATCTTTACATTCTTGAATTAAATTCTATGGCAAGTCTTGGAATGAGTGGTTCTTTTTATTATGCTGGGCAGACTGCTGGGTATACATATGATTCATTAATCAATAAGATTTTAGATGTTGCAGTTATTCGATATTTTGGATCATCAATACAACCTCAAGATGCCGATGTTGATCTTACTCAACCATTACGTGTTGTTGCTAGAACCTATCTTAGAGGCCACCTACATAGTTTAAAGGAAACTCTGAGGGGATTTGTAAATCTAAATACTCATGTATATAATATTGAAAATGTAAATCAGTTAGGAGCGACAATTTCCAAGCGATTAAAGCATCTTGGGTTTAGGGAACATATTCACAGACAACACGAGGTTGGAAATTTCTATTATTTTAAAAATCATTCTGAATCTCAAAATGATGTTTTACTAGTATCTCATCTTGATACTCATTATGGGCCAGATGATTTGATTAGTTATTACGAGGATAATGACAAAATTGTCGGTTCTGGCATAGCTGAAAGTAAAGGTGGGTTAGCAGTTATGTTGGGTTCATTACACGCATTAAGATTTGCAAAAAAACTCAAAAAAATAAGATGTGGCATATTGCTTACCACTGATGATAGTTTGGGAGGTCGCTATAGCAAGAGATTTGTTAAAGAATATTCTAAAAAATCTAGATACATTCTTGGGTTAAAATCTGCAAGCAAAGATGGTGGAATAATTACTACATGTTATGGAAGAAGTGACTATCAGATTCGATTTACTAGTACGGGTGAACAATTAACTTCTGACATTCATGGCATAATTCCAGTTTTAGCAAAAAAATTATCTGCTATTGAAAAACTTTCAAAAGATGAAAAAGACTATCGGTTAAGAACTACTTCTATTGTTTCAAAGGGCTCTCATGGTCAGACTCCTAATTTTGCAACACTGACATTGATTTGCAGTTACAAAACAACAAAATTAGGTGATCTACTTGATACAAAAATCCAGTCAATAATGAAAAAGAGAGAAACTGGTTCACAAAAGTTAGATGTATCAATAAATAAAATTCAAACAAGGCCTCCTGTGGTAGAAGAGCCATCGGATACAAAATTCTATGAACTAGTAGATGATCTTGCTAAAAAACATGAAATAAAAATCAAAAAACACTCTCAACTCATATCTTCTGATATCTGTAATGTCCCAGTTAAACTTCCTGCATTAGATGGATTTGGCCCAATCGGCCATAATTATCGTTCGGCAAAAGAATACATTCTTCATGATAGTATTGTTGAGCGTGCAGCACTGTTGGCATCAGTTCTCTTCAAATGTGCTGAGAAATAA
- a CDS encoding GIY-YIG nuclease family protein gives MELLEDKMRVWLESAKFVKPASGVYVLYNRSKEPIYIGETDNLEETFTKYVDTNFEGNECKQKTQSYQRVFLENPKEFQTKLIEDFKNETGKMPSCNSEIQLETH, from the coding sequence ATGGAATTATTAGAAGACAAAATGAGAGTGTGGCTTGAAAGTGCCAAATTTGTAAAACCTGCCTCGGGAGTATATGTTCTCTATAACAGAAGTAAAGAACCGATATACATTGGAGAAACAGATAATCTTGAAGAGACATTTACAAAATATGTAGATACAAATTTTGAGGGAAATGAATGTAAACAAAAAACACAATCATATCAAAGAGTGTTTCTAGAAAACCCCAAAGAATTTCAAACAAAATTGATTGAAGATTTCAAAAACGAAACAGGAAAAATGCCTTCGTGTAATTCTGAGATTCAACTAGAAACACATTAA
- a CDS encoding helicase C-terminal domain-containing protein gives MILSLIEKFPAHFTPREIQKEIISKIEENLKSGYKKIILCAPTGVGKSLVGATVSNHFDSSFTVTASKHLQDQYIKDIPFLKPVKGKQNFPCLKLMDLEKIDNDRRAMRWGLTCDKGVCQERVSKNGKEIVEICKFKPTIKQVEDHTQDEKSCHYYLQKYDALTSKHSLWNYHAFFTIMKFNKKLFEDYLARKVTVFDEAHKIEDQIIQFVGFDIFSGQIDECNLNSEKYDFTDLDSVIKLTDDMAYSYAKKIQDIKESSAFQKDPDYELLSGLERRHDRTAQAKIDIMSDKDNFVVNDPVKDFNGNFRTISVRPIDVSKFTNAFFETEYQIFMSATIDKSSFCENMGLEKDTVAFVDTEKSPFPIEHRSIELLNIRRLSYGSNDEDELEVIKTIDRILDEHSHERGLILTSSIPRCQKILRYLSSKNSKRIRICHSKNNDGKSQDDVISEHASDPTGVLLSSSLWEGVDLKDDLSRFQIIAKVPYPNYTEKRTKAKMNKFPLWYTSQTLTKILQGFGRSIRSNDDWAKTYVLDTAVNNVFFKGQQMIPKAYYDVLGMENQ, from the coding sequence TTGATCCTGTCTCTTATAGAAAAATTTCCTGCACATTTTACTCCACGTGAAATACAAAAAGAAATAATTTCAAAAATTGAAGAGAATTTAAAATCAGGATATAAAAAAATTATTTTATGTGCTCCTACTGGTGTTGGAAAATCCCTTGTAGGAGCTACTGTTTCTAATCATTTTGATAGTTCATTTACAGTTACTGCATCAAAACATCTTCAAGATCAATATATCAAAGATATTCCATTTCTAAAACCTGTTAAAGGTAAACAAAATTTTCCATGCTTGAAATTAATGGATTTGGAGAAAATTGACAATGACAGACGGGCTATGAGATGGGGTCTAACTTGTGATAAAGGAGTTTGTCAAGAGAGAGTCAGTAAAAACGGAAAAGAGATAGTTGAGATATGCAAATTCAAACCTACAATAAAACAAGTTGAAGATCATACGCAGGATGAAAAGTCCTGCCATTATTATTTACAAAAATACGATGCTCTTACATCCAAACACTCTCTGTGGAATTATCATGCATTTTTCACAATTATGAAATTCAACAAAAAACTTTTTGAAGATTATCTCGCCAGGAAGGTGACTGTCTTTGATGAGGCACATAAAATTGAGGACCAAATAATTCAATTTGTAGGGTTTGATATTTTCAGTGGACAAATTGATGAATGTAATCTGAATTCGGAAAAGTATGATTTCACAGATTTGGATTCGGTGATTAAACTAACTGATGATATGGCATACTCATATGCGAAAAAAATCCAAGATATCAAAGAAAGTTCTGCATTTCAAAAAGATCCTGACTATGAATTGCTCAGCGGATTGGAACGACGTCATGATAGAACGGCCCAAGCAAAAATTGACATCATGTCTGATAAGGATAATTTTGTAGTCAATGATCCCGTGAAAGATTTTAACGGAAATTTTAGAACAATTTCAGTAAGGCCTATAGATGTTTCAAAATTTACAAATGCCTTTTTTGAGACAGAATATCAAATATTCATGTCTGCCACAATTGACAAATCAAGTTTTTGTGAAAACATGGGGTTAGAAAAAGATACAGTTGCCTTTGTAGATACTGAAAAATCTCCTTTCCCTATTGAGCACAGGAGCATCGAACTTCTAAATATTCGAAGATTAAGTTATGGTTCTAATGATGAGGACGAGCTTGAAGTAATCAAAACAATTGATAGAATTTTAGATGAACATTCACATGAACGAGGTTTGATCCTCACATCTTCTATTCCCAGATGTCAAAAAATTCTTCGATATCTTTCCTCTAAAAACTCTAAACGAATCAGAATCTGCCACAGTAAAAACAATGACGGGAAATCACAAGATGATGTGATTTCAGAACATGCTTCTGATCCTACCGGTGTGTTATTGTCCTCTTCTCTTTGGGAAGGTGTTGACCTAAAAGATGATTTGTCCAGGTTCCAAATTATCGCAAAGGTTCCTTATCCAAATTACACAGAAAAAAGAACTAAAGCAAAAATGAATAAATTTCCTTTATGGTATACCTCTCAAACTTTAACTAAGATATTACAAGGGTTTGGCCGTTCAATTAGAAGTAATGATGATTGGGCAAAAACTTACGTATTGGATACTGCTGTAAATAATGTCTTTTTCAAGGGACAGCAGATGATTCCAAAGGCATACTATGACGTACTGGGAATGGAAAATCAATAG
- the ilvD gene encoding dihydroxy-acid dehydratase, whose amino-acid sequence MEISSKNVVEGTSRAPQRAMYKAMGLNDDDLSKQFIGVCHTGNEATPCNIHLPKLALQAKQGVSDAGATPREFSTIAVSDGIAMGHEGMKSSLVSREVIADSIELMVRAHQYDALVGIAGCDKSLPGTMMAMARLNVPSVFVYGGTIMPGMLDGQELTIVDVYEAVGAYDSGQLSLESLKNIENTACPNSGSCGGMFTANTMASISEAIGFALPGSASPPAEDDRRNKMVYDTGVACARLLEMNIRPKEILSFEAFENAITMLNSVGGSTNGILHLLALANEVNIDLTYDDFERIRKKTPHLADMKPGGSYVMNSLDKIGGIPFVLKKLLEKGLLNENCMTVTGKTIKENLASMKMPDVEQHIVRSVENPIHQVGTAVILKGSLAPEGAVIKTAGVEMTKFTGKARVFDREEYAFDAVAKGEIDEGHVVVIRYEGPKGGPGMREMLATTAALVGQGLGKKVAMVTDGRFSGGTRGFMVGHVAPEAYVGGPIALVRNDDEITIDTETNIIDLHVSLEELEERRKMWNPPKPNYTKGALAKYATLVGSAAQGAITSAIL is encoded by the coding sequence ATGGAAATTTCAAGTAAAAATGTGGTAGAAGGAACATCCAGAGCTCCACAAAGAGCAATGTACAAAGCTATGGGGTTAAATGATGATGATTTATCTAAACAATTTATCGGCGTTTGTCATACTGGAAATGAAGCAACGCCATGTAATATTCACCTTCCCAAATTAGCTCTACAAGCAAAACAAGGAGTGTCAGATGCAGGTGCAACACCTAGAGAATTTTCAACAATTGCAGTAAGTGATGGTATTGCAATGGGTCATGAAGGAATGAAATCGTCTTTAGTTTCTCGTGAAGTAATTGCAGATTCAATTGAATTAATGGTCAGAGCACACCAATATGATGCACTAGTAGGAATTGCAGGATGTGACAAAAGTTTACCTGGAACAATGATGGCAATGGCCAGACTAAATGTACCATCAGTTTTTGTGTATGGAGGAACAATCATGCCGGGAATGCTTGACGGACAAGAATTGACAATAGTTGATGTGTATGAGGCAGTGGGAGCATATGACTCCGGTCAATTATCACTTGAATCTCTAAAAAATATTGAAAATACTGCTTGTCCAAATTCAGGATCTTGTGGTGGAATGTTTACTGCAAACACAATGGCATCAATTTCTGAAGCTATTGGATTTGCATTACCAGGAAGTGCAAGTCCCCCTGCAGAAGACGATAGACGAAACAAGATGGTATATGATACAGGAGTCGCATGTGCTAGATTATTAGAGATGAATATCAGGCCAAAAGAAATTTTGAGTTTTGAAGCGTTTGAAAATGCAATTACGATGTTGAATTCTGTTGGAGGATCAACTAATGGAATATTACATTTGCTAGCACTTGCAAATGAAGTTAATATTGATTTGACCTATGATGATTTTGAAAGAATAAGAAAGAAAACACCACATTTAGCAGATATGAAGCCAGGAGGAAGTTATGTGATGAATTCATTGGATAAAATTGGAGGAATACCATTTGTACTAAAAAAACTTCTTGAAAAAGGATTGTTAAATGAAAACTGTATGACAGTTACTGGAAAAACCATCAAAGAAAATCTGGCATCTATGAAAATGCCAGATGTAGAACAACATATTGTTAGATCAGTTGAGAATCCAATTCACCAGGTAGGTACAGCAGTAATTCTCAAAGGAAGCCTTGCACCAGAAGGAGCAGTAATCAAGACAGCGGGTGTAGAAATGACAAAATTTACTGGGAAAGCCCGTGTTTTTGACAGAGAAGAATATGCATTTGATGCGGTTGCAAAAGGCGAAATAGATGAGGGTCATGTAGTAGTGATAAGATATGAAGGACCAAAGGGAGGTCCAGGAATGCGAGAAATGCTAGCTACTACTGCTGCACTTGTAGGACAAGGATTGGGTAAGAAAGTTGCAATGGTAACTGACGGAAGATTTTCAGGCGGAACACGCGGATTCATGGTAGGCCATGTTGCACCAGAAGCATATGTTGGTGGCCCAATTGCACTTGTGAGAAATGATGATGAAATTACAATAGATACAGAAACCAACATAATTGATCTACATGTATCACTAGAAGAATTAGAAGAAAGAAGAAAGATGTGGAATCCTCCCAAACCCAATTACACAAAAGGTGCCTTGGCAAAATATGCAACACTAGTAGGTTCTGCAGCACAAGGCGCAATTACTAGTGCAATCTTATAA
- a CDS encoding protein-disulfide isomerase, producing MGRKERRERELKRDNYATRHSAEKRKQTLIAVGVLAVIAVIVGYAGWIFVNMSDNVPGGPENAGALGSEHSHAGLLVSIFGDEFDFSAPAYQIKSSWIHFEGRDGSTVHKHATGVTLGYLFDTLSLGLDDQCFVFQDGRSFCTNEDYKLVFYINGEQVPDIRDYEIQEDDKILIAYGAETPEEIDALLLKLESRELIK from the coding sequence ATGGGTAGAAAAGAAAGAAGAGAGCGTGAACTAAAACGTGATAATTACGCTACTAGACATTCAGCAGAAAAAAGAAAGCAGACTCTAATCGCCGTAGGAGTTCTAGCAGTAATCGCAGTTATTGTAGGATATGCAGGATGGATATTTGTCAACATGTCAGATAATGTGCCTGGAGGGCCAGAAAATGCAGGAGCATTAGGCAGCGAACACTCACATGCAGGGTTATTGGTATCTATTTTTGGCGATGAATTTGATTTTTCAGCTCCGGCTTATCAGATTAAATCAAGTTGGATTCATTTTGAAGGAAGAGATGGCTCTACAGTCCACAAACATGCAACAGGGGTCACACTAGGATATCTCTTTGACACACTTTCTCTAGGTCTAGATGATCAATGCTTTGTATTCCAAGATGGAAGAAGTTTCTGTACTAATGAGGATTACAAACTTGTGTTTTACATAAACGGTGAACAAGTTCCAGATATCAGAGATTATGAAATTCAAGAAGACGATAAAATTCTAATCGCGTATGGTGCAGAAACTCCAGAAGAAATTGATGCGTTGTTATTAAAATTAGAAAGCAGAGAATTAATCAAATAG
- a CDS encoding HIT domain-containing protein, which produces MNCIFCEILDGKRDGHLLYEDDFHIAFLDKYPIDVGHSLIIPRTHHERITDMDSEDVGKIFSLVPKIAKAILDATGADAFSLGQNNGRAAKQIIPHVHIHIIPRYNSKGTVWTKRQISSDAELVELSKNIRSFIT; this is translated from the coding sequence ATGAATTGTATTTTTTGTGAAATCTTAGATGGAAAAAGAGATGGACATTTACTTTATGAAGATGATTTTCACATTGCATTTTTAGATAAATATCCCATTGATGTGGGTCACAGTTTGATAATTCCTAGAACTCATCATGAAAGAATTACTGATATGGATTCAGAAGATGTTGGAAAAATATTTTCATTGGTGCCAAAAATTGCAAAGGCGATATTAGATGCAACTGGCGCAGATGCATTTAGTTTGGGCCAAAATAATGGAAGAGCTGCAAAACAAATCATCCCCCATGTTCACATACACATCATTCCTAGATATAATAGCAAAGGAACAGTTTGGACAAAACGTCAAATTTCTAGTGATGCTGAACTTGTTGAACTTTCCAAAAATATTCGTAGTTTTATAACTTAA
- the prf1 gene encoding peptide chain release factor aRF-1: MKKIDVEKQDSVKLYKIRKILEELSKKSGRGTELITVYIPKGKQLHEIISSLQQEQGTADNIKSDLTRSHVVDSLGKVVQRLKMYKKTPEKGLVVFCGALPPEGGGPLGSEIVTVWEIEPPKDLNQYLYRCDDHFHVDILKDMLKDDNLIGFLAIDAKDAGWGLLHGDKIEVLAQTGSGVAGKHRQGGQSAKRFQKLREMELTYYFNRVAETTKEYFIDIYPIKGLVISGPGPTKEDFINGNYLEYRLQNMIINTIDASYSGAEGIREAFGKSSDILGDFRMVEEKKLVEDLFREINTNSGKGSYGLKEVIEFLKNNVVKVVLITDNTNLHRVEGICKRCKHFQEEIVERPQVIPKKTEFANSPCPGCNAMEVEVNEQDIVDYLELLAAKTGSQLEVISGSSEHGNMLASLGKIGAILRYNPGHG, encoded by the coding sequence ATGAAGAAAATAGACGTAGAAAAGCAAGATTCAGTTAAACTCTATAAAATTCGAAAAATATTAGAAGAGTTATCAAAAAAATCAGGTCGTGGAACTGAGCTAATTACAGTGTACATACCCAAAGGAAAACAACTTCATGAAATTATTAGCTCACTTCAACAAGAGCAAGGAACAGCAGATAACATCAAATCAGATCTTACTAGATCACATGTGGTAGATTCACTAGGTAAAGTTGTTCAGAGACTAAAAATGTATAAAAAAACTCCAGAAAAAGGATTGGTGGTTTTTTGTGGTGCTCTGCCTCCAGAAGGAGGAGGGCCTCTTGGAAGTGAAATTGTTACTGTTTGGGAAATTGAGCCACCAAAAGATTTGAACCAATATTTGTACAGATGTGATGATCACTTTCACGTAGACATTCTAAAGGATATGCTAAAAGATGACAATTTAATTGGATTCTTGGCAATTGATGCAAAAGATGCAGGGTGGGGATTATTACATGGCGATAAAATTGAAGTTTTAGCTCAAACAGGTTCAGGGGTAGCAGGAAAACACAGACAAGGAGGCCAATCTGCAAAAAGATTTCAAAAACTCAGAGAGATGGAATTGACATATTATTTTAATAGAGTTGCAGAAACAACAAAAGAGTATTTTATTGATATTTATCCGATTAAAGGTTTGGTGATTTCAGGACCAGGTCCTACAAAAGAAGATTTCATTAATGGAAATTATCTAGAATATAGATTACAAAATATGATCATCAATACAATTGACGCTTCGTACTCTGGTGCAGAGGGAATTAGAGAAGCTTTTGGAAAATCTTCAGATATTTTAGGAGACTTTAGAATGGTTGAAGAGAAAAAACTAGTAGAAGATTTATTCAGAGAAATAAACACCAATTCTGGAAAAGGATCATACGGATTAAAAGAAGTAATAGAGTTCCTAAAGAACAATGTTGTCAAAGTTGTCCTGATTACAGATAACACAAATTTGCATAGGGTTGAAGGGATTTGCAAAAGATGCAAGCATTTTCAAGAAGAAATTGTAGAGAGGCCACAAGTCATTCCTAAAAAAACGGAATTTGCAAATAGTCCATGTCCAGGCTGTAATGCTATGGAAGTAGAAGTAAATGAACAAGACATTGTAGACTATCTGGAATTATTAGCAGCAAAAACCGGTTCTCAATTAGAGGTTATTTCAGGAAGTTCAGAACATGGAAACATGCTTGCGAGTTTGGGAAAGATTGGCGCCATTTTAAGATATAATCCAGGTCACGGTTAA